A region from the Polaribacter sp. Hel1_33_78 genome encodes:
- the hppD gene encoding 4-hydroxyphenylpyruvate dioxygenase gives MAKEIKSVNYGLEKIFEGAQDFLPLLGTDYVEFYVGNAKQSAHFYKTAFGFQSHAYRGLETGSADSVSYVLTQDKIKIILTTPLNSKSPINDHIVKHGDGVKVVALWVEDARKAYKETISRGAKSYMEPTIESDENGEVVRAGIYTYGETVHMFVERKNYNGVFLPGFQKWESAYNPPTSGLKYIDHMVGNVGWNQMNKWVKFYEDVMGFVNFLSFDDKQIHTEYSALMSKVMSNGNGRIKFPINEPAEGKKRSQIEEYLDFYEGAGVQHIAMATDDIIKTVSQLKANGIEFLSTPPAAYYQSVPGRLEEFSHELREDIEKLKSLGIMIDADEEGYLLQIFTKPIEDRPTLFFEIIQRMGARGFGAGNFKALFESIEREQAKRGTL, from the coding sequence ATGGCAAAAGAAATAAAATCAGTAAACTACGGTTTAGAAAAAATATTCGAAGGAGCTCAAGATTTTCTTCCGCTTTTAGGAACGGATTATGTCGAATTTTATGTGGGGAACGCAAAACAATCTGCACATTTTTACAAAACTGCATTTGGTTTTCAATCGCATGCATATCGAGGATTAGAAACAGGCTCTGCAGACTCGGTGAGTTATGTTTTAACTCAGGATAAAATCAAAATTATTTTAACCACTCCGTTAAATAGTAAGTCGCCTATAAACGATCATATTGTAAAACATGGTGATGGTGTTAAAGTAGTGGCACTTTGGGTAGAAGATGCAAGAAAAGCCTACAAAGAAACGATTTCTCGTGGAGCAAAGTCTTATATGGAACCAACCATAGAATCAGATGAAAACGGAGAAGTGGTTAGAGCAGGAATTTACACCTACGGAGAAACGGTGCACATGTTTGTAGAACGAAAAAACTATAACGGCGTTTTTTTACCAGGCTTTCAAAAGTGGGAATCAGCTTATAATCCGCCAACATCGGGTCTAAAATACATAGACCACATGGTTGGTAATGTAGGTTGGAATCAAATGAATAAATGGGTAAAATTCTATGAAGATGTTATGGGTTTTGTTAATTTTTTATCATTTGACGACAAACAAATTCATACTGAATATTCAGCACTAATGAGTAAGGTAATGTCTAATGGAAATGGAAGAATCAAGTTTCCAATAAATGAACCGGCTGAAGGAAAAAAACGTTCTCAAATTGAAGAATATTTAGACTTTTATGAAGGCGCTGGCGTACAACATATTGCTATGGCAACAGATGATATTATAAAAACGGTATCTCAATTAAAAGCAAACGGAATAGAATTTTTATCAACACCACCAGCAGCATATTATCAATCTGTTCCGGGAAGATTAGAAGAGTTTAGTCATGAATTAAGAGAAGATATCGAAAAATTAAAAAGTTTAGGAATTATGATAGATGCCGATGAAGAAGGCTATTTATTACAAATTTTCACTAAACCAATAGAAGACAGACCTACCTTGTTTTTTGAAATCATTCAAAGAATGGGCGCAAGAGGTTTTGGGGCCGGAAACTTTAAAGCATTGTTTGAATCTATTGAAAGAGAGCAAGCAAAAAGAGGAACTCTTTAA